The region CTTGCATAAGATTGGTCTATATCCATGTTACATAGAAGGATGAGATATGGCaaagtttttgaattgttttatttagatGCCCTAACCTTTTGATTCCTCAAATAAAACGAGGCCTAGGTTCTCTCCTTCGATAAGTGTAGCATTGGAGACCTTCACTGTCATAACCCCTTTTGACTGAGTTATGTAATCATGCTGGGTCTTGTACGATTCATCTTCCATGGAGGTTTTGGATTGTGCAGCAGATTTCACCAGCAACTAGACTAgtgcttctttctttgttggTATGTAGTTTTATGACAATAATGTGATTTCTGATTCTGATTCCTTCGTTTTCTCCATTATCTGGGAGCTTTACTGGGCAGAGGAATGCTTCAAGCGTGCTATAATGGTAGGACCAACAGATGCAGAGGCATTCAGTCACTATGCAGATTTCTTGTGGAGGATGAAAAAGGACTTGTGGAGTGCAGAAGAGATGTATCTGCAAGCATTGTCAATTGAACCAAATAGCACTGGGCATGCTTTCCTCTTAATGCTTCTCAGTGACAATAACAAtaagatttttcatttgaacAGAGATGAGTGTATTAAAAGAGCATGCGATTTATAATCTCAGTACAGCTTACTTCATCAcgaaaaaaaatccttatatCTAGCTTTAACTTTCTTTTCTGTTGTTTTTAGCTTCGTAATATGTGCCCAAGAAATTATGAGAGAATGATGGTGCATTGATATGCAAATTTCTTCTGGATAGACATTATGATCTTCAACCATACATCGTGATTTCAGGAAACTGCATaggcaaataaaaatcatgatctTCAATTAACGCCGGCATTTGGTTGAATCTTAATGTTATAATTAGCTAGCTAAGCAGGTTTTGTTTCTGCACCACAATCTAAAACCTTTTAGTCCCTATTCTGGGTTAACAAAGATTGATATCCTGTTCTCACATCATTTGATCTAGTTGGCTGGGTGGCGATCCCAAATATGTAAACAATTCTCAGTTTACTGTAATCGGTTTAGCCAAGACTAGGCTGGCCTCATCCCGGCGACGTACTTATTTTCACCTatctgcaataaaaaaatgcaaatgtTGAAAGTTGCCCTTCTTTTTCATAAGCAACGACCGAATCTAAACCCAGAATCCTCCAAGTTCAAGCTATTATCGTTGAACTTTGGTTACGCGGTACTAAGAGTCGCTCTGCCTATGGATAAAGCAACATATCCATATGAATTCAACCAAGTAGAGTGGTCGTTGAGAGAGCGAGAATAGACAGCAAAAACACCCCCTAAGAGGATATTAACTCTGCATCTGCCTGAGTTTGATAGGATGATGAGAAAGCAAGAAAGCGACCGGCTCGATTAAAAATGTCAAGTTGACTACTAAACGGTGCACTTCATTTCCAGTTTACTATTGCCATCCCCCTGATGAGCTGCCATGGTCATGAAAGTCAGATACATACCAGCACGCACGATCTGTTTAGCTAGTCAATTAAATCTAAACAGCTAGCTAGTCATTGAAATCCTGCGAAGCTGGTTGTGCTAAGAACCGTGAGTTCACtccatttgaattttaaaaaaaatggtgatggTGTTGTAAAATAGGAGCACTTGGTGTGTGGCATGAAACCTGGAGCGGGCATCATACCGGATTCACAAGTCTCCGGCAACAGAACACAGGGAAGATGTGCAAACTTGCTGCAAGTAATATGAATTCGAGTAGACTAAATAAGCAGAACATAGGCTacagataaataaataagataagataAACAATAACATTCGCTTTGAATGAGGACGTGGTGTTAAAGCAACAGCCCATACCGATGCGATACAGGCTTAACGTTATGTTGTGTTCTCCAGTCCAGTGTATGTCTGTACGACGAAGGCGTTACCGTTAATAGATGGGTGTAAATTCAGGAAGTGAATTAGGGTCAGGAGAAGTCCTCGTCCAAAATTGGGGAGAGATTCTTAGGAAGCATGTAGTGTAATTCATTTTACACTGCATCCATATTATTTTCTCGCGGCAACTAAACATGGATTACCTTAGTTTATAGCAAGGGCATGTCCCCTGCAGCCACTAACAATGACAATATTTCCTGGCAAGTTTGGAGAGCCCATGCGGTTTCAAAACTGCTTGGATGCATAATCCTTCGTCCGTTAATGGGTCTCCACGGTCTCCACATTCATCGCAAACCGCCAATATACCTGGAAAATGTCAGCTCATGAAGCAGTACAATTCTGTCAACCTTGATACGGAATTCTTAGTTTCTTCAACTTGGTTATTCCAATTTTTGTGGATGTCAAAAAAGCATCCCTACCTTGTTTAATTCAGAGGATGTTTAAACATGTCTGTCGATAGAATGTGAAAAAAATGCCATCATTTAATTCTGTTGCTCATTGACGAGTTTGAGTAACAGAACACCGTCAAAATCTTATGTACGATTTAGTCGACCAAAGCCAAACTTACAGAAATGGCGCccaattcaaaaccaaattccagAAACCAAGATTACAGCATCAGAAGACAAAAGGGTAAATTTCTGCACGGCAAGTTCCTAGTGGTTACATTACATGGTAAGAATACAAATAAACGTTATGGTGGCCGTCATGCTGATGAGGCTTCTATCTCAGCGAGAGAGAGACCGATAAGGTATAATATAGAGTATATTGTACAAGTCGAGATAAAAAGAATTGGAATCATTGGAAGGAATGCCAAAGAAACATTGAAATATAGAAATGAAACTCAAGCATTCACCAAAACCAGGTATTACGGCTGTCAACAGCCTTAGCAGTAGTGGGTACCAGGGGCATTCGCCCAAACTCAGCAGCAAATCTATTGATGCATCTCGTTCTTCTTTCACCGTGTCCACCCAAGCTACTAATTCCAGTCGAACCAATCTCAAATATTTTACCTAAAATTTCAACAGCCAAGAAGAATATTTAAAAGTCACAAAACAAACgatagaaaataacataaaagttCTCATTTAAGGCAGAAGCATCTTTAAAGATATAACAAGCAGGGGAAATTCCTTTTCCCCTTTTGCCTATTCTAATAATAGAAAAGGTTTGTAAATATTGAGGTCAATTTTACATCACAATTCTATGAATGTTCGTCTTGAACAAACATCCAGATCATAACTGGTGCAAAGTTCCAGCATTCACCAAGATGCGCAACCCGTTAACAAATAGTTATCAAAACAGAGCAGCAGGGTTTGGGCAGTAAACAACAGTGTTCAGAGTGGAAATAAACTTTCCCCAGAATCACGCTTCTCCTAAAGTTTCCATTGGATCTGCAAAAATGGTACGAATCCAGTAGGATAGTGGCACCAGATCTAAAGCTACATTACTCGACCATGCAAGACCACAACAAATTTCAGTATTTTCATAGAAAAGTTGCAATTCAGAATTGAAATCCATCAGAAGTATGATGAGCATAGCAGGCATGCCTCATACGTggtaacatattaaaaaatcatgtctGACCAGCAGATAATGATTTTCTAATAGTCACGTACTTGCATCAGTCAGCCTGGAATCCAAGGCTCAACAGAGAGACCAATTAATGTCTATTTTGAAACTGGAAATGCCATGCACAGTTTGCATCATTCTCCTTGATCAGCCCTTTAGAACAGTAAAATCTGACTAGATACTACATGTTTGCAAACAGAGTTATATGACAACTCTGTGTGTTATCAAATTCACTGTACATGACACAGTATGATAAGAGATCAGGCCCTGTTCTTCCTTGAGTTGGTGCACAATGGTACAAAATCTCCAGTCTGCTCACAGGCACACTAGTCTAGCATAAAATACTCTAATGTGCTGAGAGACAGAGCAGGGGtatttaatttatcatcttTACTTAATTTTAGATGTCGTTTATGACTGCGAACATGAGTGTAGATATATTCACAACCCTGGTCTGATGCACATGGTTTTAGCAAATAATGATCGAagattattggtttttttttctttttataaatgacAAGTTAATACGTAGGCGAGTCATCTTTCACATCCTTGACTCAGCAAAGAAAATTTGAGATATCTATTATTTCTATGGAACAGCAACAATTACAGACAAGATAGAAATACAAAGacaaataaatgagaaaatggACCACCAGATGTGAGAGTAAAGCAAGCTGACCAGGGATATCTGTGAATTAAGCCTTGCAAGAGCTAAAATAACAGAACACAAGTTTCAAATGGCCACGAAAGAATCAATTTTTCTATCGTCACTTTTCTGGCAGTGAAGTAGAAGTTTTCAAATTTAACCACTAAAAGTGGTACAAGATATGGCTGTTTCAGTATCATTGCACAGAATTTTATAACAAAACACATAATGTTAGCATTCTAGAACATTTCATGACATAACACCCCtcttaaaataacaaattactAGCAATACTAGCAATCAAAGAGCTAGAGGGGATAAACAGATGAAAGCTACAACAAGATAGATCTTTTACCTTTCACCCATATAGGGGGAGCACCAGTTGCATTAGCAACAAGAAAAGACATCGCAATATCTTCACAATTTCTGATCAATCCATTCCAAGATTAAGAAGAAAAGTTAGGCATTGAACAATATAACAGAAACAGTGGCCAAGTAAAAAACTAAGCTGAGGAAGAACCTATTCTTAGTCACAAATTCTTTGATTGACTTTGGCATCTCATTGGTGTACATCCTAAGATACTTCTTGTGGAAAAAGGCTGCCTTTGATAGTACCATGCTGTAAGTGCCTGTCCACCAAACAGACCACCATCCACCATATGTATAGTAATCTGTTTTCCCTAGCTGCACATAGattgagaaaaagaaatggtttaGGAAAATTCCTATATCCTCAATCATGCCTAATTGTTacaaaaaaatgctaaaagaaTATATGTagttaaaaaatggaagaaacTGTGCCCAATTACCATTTGCATATTGGCACTTCAAGCACCAACTATTTCTAGGTAGAGTTCATAAATCACTCGAACTATTGGTTAGAGATATAATGTTGAGCAAAAACATACAGTTTCCAATAGACTAAAAGACCCAAAACTACCCTGAACTTTAGGTCAAACAGAATTTAGCCccagaactttattttttttatttgagtaccATGAactattttttggttaaaaataagCCTTTCTGTCCAGCTTTGCTTCCCTCCATCAGTtacttttttttggtaatttttggTTATATAGCCTTTACAATAAAACAAAGACTACTGAGTTATGAACCAGTCATGCTTCCTCAAGCTAGCCTTCATATCGATATATGAACCTCACATCACCTAATGCTATTTCATCTTTGTCCATGAAGAAGACCATAAAAGAACATTGTAatagatcaattaaaaaaggtcTATGTGTAGACTTGACAGCATCGATAAGAAAATGGATTCGGCCAGAAGATAAGCCATGAAGGCATTACACACACAAAAATCACACTTGAGTTAAAGCATGCAGTTCTGACACAGACATAATCCCCCTTACAATGATGAGCTCAAGATATATATGAAGCTTGAAAATATCAATACCAAACAAAGTTGTCATAATAAATTGACAGCAAAGTTTAAAGTGATGGAAAAAAGAGAATATGTAATGGCAAGATATTCAAGAAGACACCTACCGTTTTATCAACCCAATGGGCACGAGGAACAAAGCCCACCATTGCATCTGGGGCACTTTGCCAAACCTTGAAAGCAAACTCCACTGAGGAGCAAGGAAATATAACATCATCATCGATTGAAAAAACAGCATCTGTCTTCAATCCTGGTATTTCTTTGAATCTATTGTTCAGACTGTCTTCCTTGTTGATATCAAAACTCAATTCAACTTTCTTCAGCCCTCTAGTTTTTGACTCTATGACATGGTTTAAAAATGTAGAAAGAGAATCTGAAGGAGGATTGGGCTCACTCCACACAATATGTATAGATTCAAGTCCTGAACATGATGCATAATGAGAAATGGATTGCTTCAACAGATCATATCTCTTCCAAGTGTTCATTACAATAGCATATCCTTTCCTGTATAAAAGATGtataatcaaaaacaaaatgatgaacCAACAAGCTCTGCCATGATGCAGAgtatcaaaattatcttttctttctttcttccattTTAATCACAGAGTATTAAAGATATCAATAAGGCAGTTGCAAGCATATTCTAACCTCTGactagaaaataaagaaaaaaatctacagATAGATGTTTTCACTCCTTGAGACATTATCATGCATTTCCACAACAAAAACTTATACTTATATTCATGAAGGGATATATCTAATAATGCATAAATCATCTCAGGGAATGCAAACTTACTTAAACTTCAGCATAAACACCAAACAACCATgcttaaaaaaggaaaaattattataatgatAAGGGAAATCAGTATTCTATTGAAGCAATGACCAAATCAAACCCAGCTGGTTCAGGTTCGAACTTTGAACCCCTAAAGTTGATTTTTCCATAACCATTCAGTTCCATCACATACAATTCCTCTTTACCTTTCAAAAAACAAGCATCTAAACATCAAGGAGTGCCACTTTCCCAAATCTGCTGTTTATTTGGAACAAAAACAGGTCCAATTTCTTATATCTAAACTGTCATTTCTCATTGTTTAACACTTTAATCTGATTGATAGcaaagaatataaatttaattctttgatttctttacTTGTACTCCAAAGAGATGAgctttcccaattcagtacatatacatgtaaaattaaaagcttTATTGCTGATATTACCCCGTTTAAGCCAAACCAAGAAACTTTCTTGTCAATCCGAGTAACCAAATTAATCTTTCTGACACATTCTTAATTAACAATAAGTGAAAATTACTAAAATCATTTCTTTACCAAATCTGAATAAACCTTGAATAAAGATTCGTAgttaaacaaaatttatttaacttattaaaaatGGAAAGCATGGGTATTTAACTGTTACTGCTACTAGCAATAAGTTGTACGCACCCTGGAGGAAGGAACTGATCAACAGAATCGCTGTGATTGGTCCATCCCATAAAATCGGACGCGCGGGTAGCAACCACGACTAGCGTAAACGCGATGCAACAAAAGAGAAGGAGCTTGATCTTCGACGATTTAACGGCTGTGGTCGCAAGTTGCCGGAATCTCTGTATCCCGCGACGGTTAGCCA is a window of Populus nigra chromosome 10, ddPopNigr1.1, whole genome shotgun sequence DNA encoding:
- the LOC133705844 gene encoding glycosylinositol phosphorylceramide mannosyl transferase 1; the encoded protein is MRGTLLANRRGIQRFRQLATTAVKSSKIKLLLFCCIAFTLVVVATRASDFMGWTNHSDSVDQFLPPGKGYAIVMNTWKRYDLLKQSISHYASCSGLESIHIVWSEPNPPSDSLSTFLNHVIESKTRGLKKVELSFDINKEDSLNNRFKEIPGLKTDAVFSIDDDVIFPCSSVEFAFKVWQSAPDAMVGFVPRAHWVDKTLGKTDYYTYGGWWSVWWTGTYSMVLSKAAFFHKKYLRMYTNEMPKSIKEFVTKNRNCEDIAMSFLVANATGAPPIWVKGKIFEIGSTGISSLGGHGERRTRCINRFAAEFGRMPLVPTTAKAVDSRNTWFW